GCACCGGCCGAGCACCCATGAGGAGAAGATCGAGATGTACGGGTCCGAGGTGGTTGACCAATACAGGATCCTCGACCACGATTGTGAGAACAGGGACCTTCTCGAAAGCATCGGGACGACCCGAAGGGGAACCCATGTCTTCGTGAATAAAGATTTCTATTTCTCCGACCTCAAGATCGTGACGGGTCTTGTGGAGAGCCACTTCTTTACTGGAATCTCTGGGGGCCGAAAATCGATCTGCCCCGGGCTGGTCGATGTGAAGACCATCCAGAAGTTTCACGGTCCCCTCTATCTGGAGGATCCCCGGACCACCAACCTCGTCCTCGAGGGGAACCCCTGTCACGAAGAGGCGCTGGAGGTGGCCCAGACCGTCGGGGTCGATTTCGCGATCAACGTCAATCTCAATAAAGAGTTGCAACTCGTGAGGGTCTTTGCAGGCGAGATGGAGGAATCAAACCTCAAGGCCTATGAGTTGATCAAGAGCTATGCCGAGATCCCGATCGAGGAGGAGTTCGATATCGTCCTCACCCATAGCGGCTATGTGGGGAGGGACCATTATCAAACGGCCAAGGCGGGCGTAGGGGCGCTGCCCGCGGTCAAGCCTGGGGGGACCATCATCATTGCGGCCAACAATAGGGATCTCATCGAGCCCATCGGCTCGCCCGAATATCGAAGCTTGATCCACCTTTTGAAATTACAGGGCCCGGAGGGCTATCTCGCCCTCCTGAGGTCTCCGACCTGGAGATTTACGAAAGACCAGTGGGAGCCCGAGGTGTGGGGTAAGGTGTTGAGAAAGGTGGGCGAAGAGGGGTTGATCTATTGCTCCCTCGAAATCGAACGAAAGAACTATTGCCTTCTGCCCGGGATCTGCGGCCTCGACTTCTTGGAGGATGGGGAGGTCGATCCCTCCCTCCAGAAGGCTCGCCAGATGGTTCAGAATGCGGTGATCTATGCCGTGGGACGCTACCGGGAAAGGGGCATTGAACCGACCGTTGCCTTTATCCGGGAGGGACCCTATGCGGTTCCAATCCTCCGAAAAGGTCCTCCCCTCACGACTTGAGGACGGCGCCGGTATTGGCCGAGGTGACGAGCCCCGCGTATCGCCTCAGGTAACCTTTCAGCTCTCTCCGCCGGGGCTTCCATAGCGAGAGCCTCCGCTTCATCTCTTCTTCAGAGATGAGGAGATTCAAGGTTTTGTTGGGGATATCGATTTCGATCTCGTCTCCATCCCTGACGATGGCAATGGGACCGCCCTCTGCGGCCTCTGGGGAGATGTGA
This is a stretch of genomic DNA from Thermodesulfobacteriota bacterium. It encodes these proteins:
- the larA gene encoding nickel-dependent lactate racemase, with amino-acid sequence MRQDLKRSLKAVDTTDWKPVEVEFGRQTIEVRLPPHSAVLSMKDVPVLSNPREAIEEAFAHPIGSPPLEEIIRKKGKAPKEMSVAIAVSDITRPVPYKGDSGILGPLLKRLEASGILKEHIKIVVATGMHRPSTHEEKIEMYGSEVVDQYRILDHDCENRDLLESIGTTRRGTHVFVNKDFYFSDLKIVTGLVESHFFTGISGGRKSICPGLVDVKTIQKFHGPLYLEDPRTTNLVLEGNPCHEEALEVAQTVGVDFAINVNLNKELQLVRVFAGEMEESNLKAYELIKSYAEIPIEEEFDIVLTHSGYVGRDHYQTAKAGVGALPAVKPGGTIIIAANNRDLIEPIGSPEYRSLIHLLKLQGPEGYLALLRSPTWRFTKDQWEPEVWGKVLRKVGEEGLIYCSLEIERKNYCLLPGICGLDFLEDGEVDPSLQKARQMVQNAVIYAVGRYRERGIEPTVAFIREGPYAVPILRKGPPLTT